Proteins from a genomic interval of Sugiyamaella lignohabitans strain CBS 10342 chromosome C, complete sequence:
- the NUS1 gene encoding Nus1p (Putative prenyltransferase; required for cell viability; proposed to be involved in protein trafficking because tet-repressible mutant shows accumulation of hypoglycosylated forms of CPY; GO_component: GO:0005783 - endoplasmic reticulum [Evidence IEA]; GO_component: GO:0005783 - endoplasmic reticulum [Evidence IDA] [PMID 11086160]; GO_component: GO:0005789 - endoplasmic reticulum membrane [Evidence IEA]; GO_component: GO:0016021 - integral component of membrane [Evidence IEA]; GO_component: GO:0005811 - lipid particle [Evidence IEA,IEA]; GO_component: GO:0005811 - lipid particle [Evidence IDA] [PMID 10515935]; GO_component: GO:0005811 - lipid particle [Evidence IDA] [PMID 14690591]; GO_component: GO:0005811 - lipid particle [Evidence IDA] [PMID 24390141]; GO_component: GO:0005811 - lipid particle [Evidence IDA] [PMID 24868093]; GO_component: GO:0016020 - membrane [Evidence IEA]; GO_component: GO:0005635 - nuclear envelope [Evidence IDA] [PMID 14690591]; GO_component: GO:0031965 - nuclear membrane [Evidence IEA]; GO_component: GO:0005634 - nucleus [Evidence IEA]; GO_function: GO:0008834 - di-trans,poly-cis-decaprenylcistransferase activity [Evidence IEA]; GO_function: GO:0004659 - prenyltransferase activity [Evidence ISS] [PMID 14690591]; GO_function: GO:0016740 - transferase activity [Evidence IEA]; GO_function: GO:0016765 - transferase activity, transferring alkyl or aryl (other than methyl) groups [Evidence IEA]; GO_process: GO:0006486 - protein glycosylation [Evidence IMP] [PMID 16943325]), giving the protein MSDSGDIGAFASAVRQTPETYRSRGQPRRVSNAIARAMVSSGATKDSRLEPDAPLSSHLTYLVFRFILQIFYFCFSGYQWVLYYYHRLRLRISSVAVYHNRTPQLIRSDVVSLEKIPGHVATVLNLKNESEEGGGIDGLLHEVGELAAWCVGAGISVLTVYEKRGILKSMPIQDVNRAITRKLENYFGISNTPKFRLVIPHLHSQSSIRPGDNGDDATDEKFDLVINLISLTDGRTSIVELSKTLADMAMEHKLSSRDLSLSLIDRHLRDILEEPDLVILFSPDIDLQGFPPWQIRLSEIFYLPDNDEVSYVVFLKALQKYAKCKINVGR; this is encoded by the coding sequence ATGTCTGATAGTGGTGATATTGGTGCATTTGCTTCAGCAGTGCGTCAGACCCCTGAGACCTACCGTAGCCGGGGCCAGCCTAGAAGAGTTTCTAATGCTATTGCTAGGGCCATGGTGTCATCAGGCGCCACCAAAGACTCACGACTCGAGCCTGATGCTCCTCTCTCTTCGCATTTAACTTATCTGGTATTCAGATTCATCTtacaaatattttatttctgtttttctGGCTACCAATGGGTTCTATACTACTATCATCGACTACGACTTCGTATCAGCAGTGTCGCTGTTTATCATAATCGTACACCACAGTTGATCCGCAGTGATGTTGTGTCCCTGGAGAAAATCCCTGGTCATGTTGCAACTGTTCTAAACCTAAAAAACGAAAGCGAGgaaggtggtggtattgaCGGCTTGCTTCATGAGGTTGGAGAGCTGGCTGCTTGGTGTGTTGGTGCTGGCATCTCAGTGCTCACAGTGTATGAAAAGAGAGGCATACTAAAGTCCATGCCTATACAAGATGTCAATAGAGCCATCACTAGAAAACTGgaaaattattttggtATTTCAAATACGCCTAAATTTAGACTTGTCATACCACATTTGCATTCTCAGAGCTCTATTCGACCTGGTGACAATGGTGACGACGCTACAGATGAAAAGTTTGACCTGGTTATAAATCTCATTTCCCTCACAGATGGTCGTACTTCTATTGTAGAGTTGTCGAAAACCTTGGCTGATATGGCTATGGAGCATAAGCTGTCGTCGCGAGACCTGTCTTTATCTCTAATTGATCGGCATCTCCGTGATATTCTAGAGGAGCCTGACCTGGTGATCTTATTCAGCCCCGACATTGACCTTCAAGGCTTCCCTCCATGGCAAATTCGCCTTTCTGAGATCTTTTATCTCCCTGATAACGACGAAGTTTCATATGTTGTTTTTCTCAAGGCTCTTCAGAAGTATGCCAAATGTAAAATTAACGTCGGTAGATAA
- the NPR3 gene encoding Npr3p (Subunit of SEA (Seh1-associated), Npr2/3, and Iml1p complexes; Npr2/3 complex mediates downregulation of TORC1 activity upon amino acid limitation; SEA complex is a coatomer-related complex that associates dynamically with the vacuole; Iml1p complex (Iml1p-Npr2p-Npr3p) is required for non-nitrogen-starvation (NNS)-induced autophagy; required for Npr2p phosphorylation and Iml1p-Npr2p interaction; null mutant shows delayed meiotic DNA replication and double-strand break repair; GO_component: GO:1990130 - Iml1 complex [Evidence IDA] [PMID 21900499]; GO_component: GO:0035859 - Seh1-associated complex [Evidence IDA] [PMID 21454883]; GO_component: GO:0097042 - extrinsic component of fungal-type vacuolar membrane [Evidence IDA] [PMID 21454883]; GO_component: GO:0016020 - membrane [Evidence IEA]; GO_component: GO:0005774 - vacuolar membrane [Evidence IEA]; GO_component: GO:0005773 - vacuole [Evidence IEA]; GO_function: GO:0003674 - molecular_function [Evidence ND]; GO_process: GO:0034198 - cellular response to amino acid starvation [Evidence IMP] [PMID 19521502]; GO_process: GO:0007126 - meiotic nuclear division [Evidence IEA]; GO_process: GO:0007126 - meiotic nuclear division [Evidence IMP] [PMID 18069899]; GO_process: GO:0032007 - negative regulation of TOR signaling [Evidence IMP] [PMID 19521502]; GO_process: GO:0015031 - protein transport [Evidence IEA]; GO_process: GO:0007124 - pseudohyphal growth [Evidence IMP] [PMID 24603354]; GO_process: GO:2000785 - regulation of autophagic vacuole assembly [Evidence IMP] [PMID 21900499]; GO_process: GO:0006810 - transport [Evidence IEA]), translating to MSYLNLPNPCLSAVLLTVSTHSGPQFVFNYPPVPTTIDTSLLKDRETELLSDSESDSEWSYSSDDSNDGSDSLANEEVIQESDGGSGDSNGRSVNGTTPEPQYRGMPGSLLERLERPRGSTIRRHHRNLSVSQRRRSSSSVGTAVGSLKGLQKKKAHKRGLGLSSTGNGRDTSARANGTAPHTNGNTTKNNTVTVNSKSGSGEGNIQDAEDLDITKVVGFDTDFLGELLCPQRAMCNMRFEMCVDDTVFLGLPIHVQADGQWRKKKFSKAPRSVPSTLMENGGINGLKARKRKTGARRARLGADGDRRLNLSGDEHGNIESTGPNETNVLSDENESDASDISDVSDVGSDVSDSDGDGDGDDGTKVAQEQGEIRPGGSHPNRKADNLSASISSLPEFSDPQSPMRMFQVTFVMTPPVTEYKFRVDQMYYFVLANFVKTLRTEQAKSNYVWNEVNTMLKIRDKALSTVDGNVDDGNNNGETKKKRLSPYELCDEMIEKSSLALAIAQLFNAIDISDIANLRINNKLRSFQIPIEYEFTRLPAITEPYLSRSYLTSISDFDNIINEGVAVGSGSSQFNVYCTILLLDSPDRIIKDIGVDPYSPLANFIRDINPTVTLQTLANTSGVEVGHVIELMRSLIYWRKARPIAPLHHRNIYAVSPLASIGQIYKYIPLFKEEFPALPSLPRMLSMLSTGKPRSYAFHIPSRDHRDVYLNALGWLFKYGFVMQLRTFVWLRVTKKIKMAVNRDIQNEEQLRESIREAESTNNVQDENGGDLKNTDTSTDNTSKRDPDNIPSTNNTTDNKATTSNTAHATTTTLISEVGGIKITSTTTPSASSNHLNELNTTTDAAGSTAGGKFSSSSSRSDVSDMSAAAEDWKQDTILLDPTTATLLQKKWINKITESKPAEVVALFNRVVKYFNGHTPMESVLLVENFPRQDFRKVLSTFDEFLIVVRHW from the coding sequence ATGAGCTATCTCAACCTACCCAACCCGTGCTTGTCAGCAGTACTCTTGACTGTGTCAACTCATAGCGGGCCCCAGTTTGTCTTCAACTATCCTCCTGTACCAACCACCATCGATACTTCGCTACTGAAAGATCGTGAGACAGAGCTGTtatctgattctgaaaGCGATTCTGAATGGTCGTACTCTTCTGATGATAGCAACGATGGGTCTGATAGCTTAGCAAATGAGGAAGTAATTCAGGAGAGTGATGGTGGCAGTGGTGACAGTAACGGCCGTTCGGTCAATGGCACAACGCCCGAGCCTCAGTATCGAGGAATGCCCGGTTCGCTGTTAGAACGGCTTGAGAGACCCCGAGGCAGTACAATTAGACGACATCATCGCAATCTTTCCGTGAgccagagaagaagaagcagcagcagtgttGGTACTGCGGTTGGCAGTTTGAAAGGGCtccaaaagaaaaaagccCACAAACGTGGTCTCGGTCTGAGTTCCACTGGAAATGGCAGGGATACAAGTGCAAGGGCCAATGGTACCGCGCCTCACACTAATGGAAACACAACTAAGAACAACACAGTTACCGTTAACAGCAAAAGCGGTTCAGGTGAGGGCAATATAcaagatgctgaagattTAGATATTACGAAAGTCGTTGGTTTTGATACAGATTTCCTTGGTGAACTGCTCTGTCCTCAGCGTGCAATGTGCAATATGCGATTTGAAATGTGTGTTGATGATACTGTGTTCTTGGGATTACCGATACATGTACAAGCGGATGGACAatggaggaagaaaaagttCAGCAAGGCTCCTCGTTCGGTCCCGTCTACTTTAATGGAAAATGGTGGTATCAATGGACTGAAAGCAAGAAAACGGAAGACAGGTGCCAGAAGAGCAAGGCTAGGGGCTGATGGCGACCGTAGGCTCAATCTGAGTGGCGACGAGCACGGTAACATTGAGTCTACTGGCCCCAATGAAACTAATGTTCTCAGcgatgaaaatgaaagtGATGCTAGTGATATCAGTGATGTAAGCGATGTCGGCAGCGATGTTAGCGatagtgatggtgatggtgatggcGATGACGGTACTAAAGTAGCTCAGGAGCAGGGAGAAATCAGACCCGGAGGATCTCATCCCAACCGAAAGGCCGATAACCTAAGTGCAAGTATATCCTCATTACCAGAATTCTCAGATCCTCAATCCCCAATGAGAATGTTTCAAGTCACATTTGTTATGACTCCTCCCGTGACAGAGTATAAGTTTCGTGTTGACCAAATGTACTATTTTGTTCTGGCCAATTTCGTCAAGACGCTGAGGACCGAACAGGCAAAGTCCAACTACGTTTGGAATGAAGTAAATACTATGCTTAAAATCCGTGATAAGGCTCTATCGACAGTGGATGGGAATGTCGATGACGGCAATAACAATGgagaaaccaaaaaaaaacgacTTTCACCTTATGAATTATGTGATGAGATGATTGAAAAATCGTCGCTAGCTTTAGCAATTGCACAATTATTCAACGCtattgatatcagtgataTTGCTAATCTGcgcatcaacaacaagtTGCGATCCTTTCAAATCCCTATTGAATATGAATTCACAAGGCTTCCGGCTATTACTGAGCCATATTTAAGCCGATCATATCTTACATCAATCTCTGACtttgataatattataaatgAAGGAGTGGCAGTAGGGTCTGGCTCAAGTCAGTTTAACGTGTATTGTACCATCTTATTGCTAGACTCACCAGACCGCATTATAAAAGATATCGGGGTAGACCCTTACTCACCCTTAGCAAACTTCATTCGCGACATCAACCCAACTGTGACATTACAAACACTTGCTAATACGAGTGGAGTGGAAGTGGGTCATGTTATTGAGCTTATGAGGAGCTTGATATACTGGCGAAAGGCAAGACCAATTGCTCCTTTGCATCATAGGAATATCTACGCAGTATCGCCATTGGCATCCATCGGTCAAATTTACAAGTATATTCCACTATTTAAAGAAGAATTTCCGGCTCTACCATCTCTACCACGGATGTTGTCAATGCTTTCAACAGGAAAACCGCGTTCATATGCATTTCATATTCCCTCTCGAGATCACAGGGATGTTTACCTGAATGCTTTGGGTTGGCTATTCAAGTACGGGTTTGTGATGCAGTTACGAACATTTGTTTGGCTTAGAGTTacaaagaaaataaagatgGCTGTTAACAGAGATATTCAGAACGAAGAGCAGCTACGTGAAAGTATACGAGAAGCTGAGTCGACAAATAATGTGcaagatgaaaatggagGTGACCTCAAGAATACAGATACAAGTACAGATAACACGTCTAAAAGGGATCCCGACAACATACCATCCACCAATAACACCACTGATAACAAGGCTACTACTTCAAACACAGCAcatgccaccaccactacttTAATTTCAGAGGTAGGTGgaatcaaaatcaccagtactactactcCATCGGCTTCATCTAACCACCTCAACGAATTAAATACCACTACTGATGCTGCAGGCAGCACGGCCGGGGGGAAAttttcatcctcttcaagTCGATCCGACGTCAGTGATatgtctgctgctgctgaagactGGAAGCAGGATACCATCCTACTAGACCCTACAACGGCAACACTTCTTCAGAAGAAGTGGATCAACAAAATAACAGAAAGCAAGCCTGCTGAAGTGGTGGCCTTGTTCAATCGTGTTGTCAAGTATTTCAATGGACATACCCCTATGGAAAGTGTACTTCTGGTGGAAAACTTCCCCCGCCAAGACTTCCGCAAAGTACTATCCACTTTCGACGAATTTCTCATTGTGGTACGTCATTGGTGA
- the UBC8 gene encoding E2 ubiquitin-conjugating protein UBC8 (Ubiquitin-conjugating enzyme that regulates gluconeogenesis; negatively regulates gluconeogenesis by mediating the glucose-induced ubiquitination of fructose-1,6-bisphosphatase (FBPase); cytoplasmic enzyme that catalyzes the ubiquitination of histones in vitro; GO_component: GO:0005737 - cytoplasm [Evidence IEA,IEA]; GO_component: GO:0005737 - cytoplasm [Evidence IDA] [PMID 10811607]; GO_function: GO:0005524 - ATP binding [Evidence IEA]; GO_function: GO:0016881 - acid-amino acid ligase activity [Evidence IEA]; GO_function: GO:0016874 - ligase activity [Evidence IEA]; GO_function: GO:0000166 - nucleotide binding [Evidence IEA]; GO_function: GO:0004842 - ubiquitin-protein transferase activity [Evidence IEA]; GO_function: GO:0004842 - ubiquitin-protein transferase activity [Evidence IDA] [PMID 1869573]; GO_process: GO:0045721 - negative regulation of gluconeogenesis [Evidence IMP] [PMID 12686616]; GO_process: GO:0043161 - proteasome-mediated ubiquitin-dependent protein catabolic process [Evidence IMP] [PMID 12686616]; GO_process: GO:0016567 - protein ubiquitination [Evidence IEA]; GO_process: GO:0042787 - protein ubiquitination involved in ubiquitin-dependent protein catabolic process [Evidence IMP] [PMID 10811607]), whose amino-acid sequence MSDYEVTLVNDNMQEFFVKFKGPSETPFDGGAWKIHVELPDQYPYKSPSIGFVNKIFHPNIDELSGSVCLDVINQTWSPMFDMVNIFEVFLPQLLRYPNPTDPLNGEASALLLREPKAYEKRVQEYVKLYASGEALNNTDDNSDSDMEMSSVGSFDSDDDEAAGQMEV is encoded by the coding sequence ATGAGTGACTATGAAGTGACACTCGTCAATGATAACATGCAAGAATTCTTTGTTAAGTTTAAGGGTCCGTCTGAGACACCGTTTGACGGAGGCGCATGGAAGATTCATGTCGAGCTACCAGACCAGTACCCGTACAAGAGCCCATCAATTGGATTTGTGAACAAAATCTTCCATCCGAATATCGACGAGCTTAGTGGTTCAGTGTGTTTAGATGTAATCAACCAGACATGGAGCCCTATGTTTGACATGGTCAACATTTTTGAAGTTTTCCTGCCGCAGTTGCTGCGATATCCCAACCCGACAGATCCTCTTAATGGTGAAGCCTCGGCATTACTCCTTCGTGAGCCCAAGGCCTATGAGAAGCGTGTCCAGGAGTATGTTAAGTTGTATGCATCGGGCGAGGCGCTCAACAACACTGATGACAATTCTGATAGCGACATGGAAATGAGCTCAGTGGGCTCGTTTGACTCggacgacgatgaagcTGCTGGCCAAATGGAAGTTTGA
- the SPO7 gene encoding Nem1-Spo7 phosphatase regulatory subunit SPO7: MNNIGISDLDESAETRPTQPSGGSEDERVYEEQSSIEIGEITSPRFTGTEQFGDDVIEGYNNNSSLPALDNQESYLNLNSNSNRDIDTQRASHITSHNQGRNVASTDSAGIYRSPTNLTSDDTPVDQDISSPIQSSGPVSESTYTTANYIKSAIESNNSTPSSSAPNTALPTPSPTPTPSLTPSPKPIVPAVDNDNPGIDTGAALPTAPVSSGTGASSTGATETVARRRRKSSTTKSGSKSHSRNSSSISSISAEPIPPNNPTQIFRNLLIMEESFRDQYIALRRTRRKNVIFFSFLMTAAVYFTYSVFVEPSIYRAVSFFDRLMFLVSIISVGLFYLTGLYNQAFVLAPKFVHNANKGIRAFNIKLVVVKPTWTESVIRLLWDPVYTAKKGGLIKLILSSRVFTTDTIETWDLYRERYWLKENERARRRVQNQTLSTSTPAAAASGLGRKKNTTVSSDGSTALPRRSRLRNTAKTASSHLTVSTGVPSAPSAI; the protein is encoded by the coding sequence ATGAACAATATCGGCATCTCTGATTTAGACGAGTCTGCTGAGACTAGACCGACACAACCTAGTGGAGGATCCGAAGACGAGCGTGTATACGAGGAGCAGAGCTCGATAGAAATAGGCGAGATCACGTCACCCCGCTTTACTGGTACTGAGCAGTTCGGAGATGACGTTATCGAAGGATACAATAATAACAGCTCTCTACCAGCTCTGGATAACCAAGAGTCCTACTTGAACCTTAATTCAAACTCAAACCGGGACATTGATACTCAGAGGGCAAGTCATATCACAAGTCACAACCAGGGTCGAAATGTAGCAAGCACGGATTCTGCCGGGATTTACAGGAGTCCTACCAACCTCACTTCTGACGACACACCTGTGGATCAGGATATTTCAAGCCCCATTCAATCTAGTGGTCCTGTTTCTGAGTCGACTTACACTACCGCCAACTATATAAAGAGTGCCATCGAGTCTAATAATAGCACCCCATCCAGTAGCGCACCTAACACAGCTCTACCGACACCATCACCTACACCTACCCCATCGCTGACTCCATCACCAAAACCCATTGTACCAGCTGTTGACAATGATAATCCAGGCATAGACACTGGTGCAGCCCTTCCAACGGCGCCTGTTAGTTCTGGTACAGGAGCGTCAAGCACAGGTGCTACTGAAACAGTAGCACGTAGGCGACGGAAAAGCAGTACCACTAAATCAGGATCTAAATCGCATTCCCGCAACTCATCATCGATCTCCAGTATATCGGCTGAACCCATTCCACCAAACAATCCCACTCAAATATTCCGCAACCTATTGATAATGGAAGAATCTTTCCGAGATCAATACATAGCCCTACGAAGAACACGGAGAAAGAAtgtcattttcttttcatttttaatGACAGCAGCTGTGTATTTTACATATTCTGTGTTTGTTGAGCCATCGATATACCGAGCTGTTAGCTTTTTTGACCGACTTATGTTTCTTGTTAGTATTATTTCAGTTGGCCTGTTTTATTTGACTGGACTTTATAACCAGGCCTTTGTCCTAGCACCAAAGTTTGTCCACAATGCCAATAAAGGTATTCGAGCGTTCAACATAAAGCTCGTAGTAGTCAAACCTACCTGGACAGAGTCTGTTATTCGCTTGTTATGGGATCCAGTTTACACTGCGAAGAAGGGCGGTCTAATAAAACTAATATTGTCTTCGCGGGTCTTTACAACAGATACTATTGAGACGTGGGACCTGTATCGCGAACGATACTGGctgaaagaaaatgaacGTGCACGCCGAAGAGTACAGAACCAAACATTATCCACATCAACACCGGCAGCTGCCGCGTCGGGACTCGGTCGTAAGAAGAACACGACTGTGTCATCAGACGGCTCAACGGCCTTGCCACGGCGGTCTCGATTACGAAATACTGCTAAAACGGCAAGCTCGCATCTTACAGTCTCCACTGGAGTCCCCTCTGCTCCGTCTGCTATCTAA